ACTGTTGGTTTAGTTTTTCTTCAAAGTATTCCTTAGCATGAACACTAATGGCAAATTCATAATCCTTTGAGTGTACCCCTCTCCCATACTGTTTTAAATACTGTTTGAGAATTTCTGCGTTTAAGAAAAAGATGTTATGTTTCATTATTCAATTATCAAGATTTTAGCATTTTTTTTCTGTTTCAAAGCAAATCCTGCTCAAACAAACATGTTACAATCTTCCTATGTCAAAATATAAAGCTATTGTTTCAGATATTGATGGAACTTTGACACAAATTAACCCAAATGCTTTACCTTCTGAAAAAGTAGCTGAAAGTATAAAGTCACTTTCAGAAAAAGGTTTTACATTTTCTTTCGCCACTGGCCGACCATTTTTTCTAGTTGAGTATTTGGTAAATCACTTGGGAACTCTGGGCCCATGTATCGTTGACAATGGTGCTGTCATTGTAGATAGCAAAAATGGCAATATTTTATGGGAAGCGATTTTATCTCCCCAAAAAGCTAACCAAATTTTAAAATTAAGTAAAGATTGCCAGATGGTAAGAGCTTCGTGCGATATAGGAGGTATAGACAATCCTAAAACAATTCCAAGTCATGCTAAGGTCCGAAAAATTTCAATTCACGATATTGATTATGATTTAGCCGAACAGCTAATAAACGCTGTTACAGAAACGGTTTCTGATGTAGCTGCGGTTAAAGCTGCTTCTTATCAAAGTGATCATTTGACAGATGTGTATTTTTCAAATATCAAAGCTACTAAACAATATGCAGTTTTTGAGCTAGCCAAACTTTTACATATTTCTCCAAAAGAAATTATTGGTATTGGTGATGGCTATAATGATTTTCCTCTACTTATGGCTTGTGGTTTAAAAGTAGCTATGGGCAATGCCGTCGATGAACTTAAAGAAATAGCTGATGAAATAGCTCCATCAGTAAATGAAGACGGATTGGCTTTTATCATTGAAAAATATTTTTTATAGTTTCTTCTTCTGAGCCACTTACAATCTGTTCAGAAATGGTATTATTGATACTATGGAAATACCTGGATGGACAAAAGACGATATTTTAAGAGTAGAACAGTTAAACAAAAAGCACGGAGATAATCATTTGCCTAAAACCAAACCCGAAGATGATAGTCCAACTTGGTGGTTTTATGAAAGGTTTATTCATATTTTTGAAGGCGATACGGATTTTAGTTTTGATGATTTTGAAGAACAAGATTTTAGAAGTATTGATTGGCAAGAGTTAAAAATTGTAGTTCAAAAACTTAATGGTGAAGAAGCAGAGGAATATGATGAAGAAAATTCTAGTGAAAATCAAAAGAAATCAAATATGCAACTTGTGAGAGATTTTCTTATAGATAGGTTTGGTAAAGATTTTGATATTCCAGATCCAGAAGAAATGTTTCAATCTTAAAGTAAAAAGGTGATGGCAAAAAGATTCTAAAACAGGTTTAAAATGACAAACCTTATGCTTGAAGCGCTTTGATAGCCGCTTTGGAAGCTGGAACTTTGAGAATTAGTTTGACTCCCGGATCTTTGTCAAACAAAATTTTGACGGTTTTAGTTTTTTCCGGAATCAATTTTTTCTTGGTCAAAGCTTTGAGATCTACTTCATCTCCAGCTTTAAAAACAGATAAGCTGGAACTTTGGATCAGTACTGGTTTTTCATTAAATGATTTCAGCCGGTTTTTACCCCGTAACCATGGCGTCCGGCGGAAAAAGTCTTTATTGGTTTTAGTTCCTTCAAATAGCAATTTGGCTGTAGTTCGGGATTTCTGGCCTTTTTGACCTCGGGAGGAAGTATGGCCACCTTTACCACTACCATAACCTCGACCAAGTCGTTTTTTGCCTCTACTAACTGATGCTGGTAATTGATCTAATGTCACCATAGGTATTATTTATTTAGTCTTTTGTTTAATTTCTTTTTTGACTGTCTTTTTAATCTCTTTTTTAAAAACTGGTTTAGTAGCTACAGGTTTCTTAATTTCAGCTTTTTTCTCTGGTTTTGCTTCAGTTGGTTTAGTGACTTTGACTTTTTTCAGTTGAGCTAAAGCTTCAAAGGTAGCATAAACATTGGAAGCTTTATTGGCTGTTCCCATACATTTGGTCACAATATTTTGGACTCCAAAAGCTTCAACCACAGCCCGGACTGGACCACCAGCAATCACGCCAGTACCTTCTGGAGCGGGTTTAAGTAAAACGACCGCTGCACCACGTTTGTGATAGACCTGATGAGCAATAGTATTAGCTCCAACCAAATCAATTGAGACCATGTTTTTCTTGCCTTTTTTAACCGATTTTCTAATAGAGTTTAAAACGTCTGGAGCTTTGCTAAATCCAATCCCAGCCTTACCTTTGTGATCACCAATCACCACTAGGCTGGTAAAACTAATATTATTACCACCTTTAGTCTTTTTAGAAACCCGTTTGATTTGGATGATTTTTTCATCAAATTCTTTTTCTTCCGGTTTCTGATGTGGATCTTGGTTGCGACGTTGTTGTCCTTTTGGGTTCATCATAGGTATGTATTTGTTAGATTACTAATTTAGCAGCTCGAGCACCTTCACAGACGGCTTTAACCCGACCATGAAATTTGTAAGCTCCTCGATCAAAAACTGCTTGCTTGATTTTAAGCTCTACTGCTTTTTTACCGATTTCTTCACCAACTGCCTGAGCTTTTTCAGTTTTAGTCCCTTTCTTAGCTTTGGCATCTGAAGCCGTAGCTAAAGTTTTACCTTTTTGATCAATAAGTTGAGCGTAGATGTGTTTACCAGAACGAAAGACAGTTAAATGAGCTCGATCACTAGTTTGGGCAATTTTAGCTCGATTTCTCATTTGGCGTTTAG
The Candidatus Beckwithbacteria bacterium DNA segment above includes these coding regions:
- a CDS encoding HAD family phosphatase, with translation MSKYKAIVSDIDGTLTQINPNALPSEKVAESIKSLSEKGFTFSFATGRPFFLVEYLVNHLGTLGPCIVDNGAVIVDSKNGNILWEAILSPQKANQILKLSKDCQMVRASCDIGGIDNPKTIPSHAKVRKISIHDIDYDLAEQLINAVTETVSDVAAVKAASYQSDHLTDVYFSNIKATKQYAVFELAKLLHISPKEIIGIGDGYNDFPLLMACGLKVAMGNAVDELKEIADEIAPSVNEDGLAFIIEKYFL
- the rpsE gene encoding 30S ribosomal protein S5 produces the protein MNPKGQQRRNQDPHQKPEEKEFDEKIIQIKRVSKKTKGGNNISFTSLVVIGDHKGKAGIGFSKAPDVLNSIRKSVKKGKKNMVSIDLVGANTIAHQVYHKRGAAVVLLKPAPEGTGVIAGGPVRAVVEAFGVQNIVTKCMGTANKASNVYATFEALAQLKKVKVTKPTEAKPEKKAEIKKPVATKPVFKKEIKKTVKKEIKQKTK
- a CDS encoding 50S ribosomal protein L18: MKKINQIRAKRQMRNRAKIAQTSDRAHLTVFRSGKHIYAQLIDQKGKTLATASDAKAKKGTKTEKAQAVGEEIGKKAVELKIKQAVFDRGAYKFHGRVKAVCEGARAAKLVI